From the Desulfovibrio sp. JY genome, one window contains:
- a CDS encoding ABC transporter ATP-binding protein/permease produces the protein MKLRPEIPEVLYKRSLTSWVWTSNLKLQSVLLAIIMVTVAVRVLPLEMQKKIINQAIGLKRLDLLLMYCGYYLACVVAASGLKYAINALQTYIGQQSLLDLRKKLYAHILTLPMSFFRKASPGMVVSSLISEVANTGEFVGQAIAVPVTNLLTLLAFAGYLFYLNPLMAIISMALYPIAILVIPALQRRANAANKQRVDTGRKLSTLISETISGIHEIHANASFKLESARFGGWAEKLCRIRVTWNLYKFSIKVSNNFFQNLGPFVLFLVGGYLAINGRFDLGALVAFLSANEKLYDPWKELMDFYQTWQDASVSYGRIMEYFEGDPEFLPEPEEPREPLPLDGAIMAKDLVFEVPGGIQLLKGVSLDVKPGEQVALVGFSGSGKSTLALCLCQILKYTAGTAQLSGLDIDAMPKSDIADNMGIVSQHPFIFEGSIKDNLLYSINARREAHGVTGEAGLPSLDEIIAVVQQVGLFADILRFALNSVFKEGKKEHLVKKVVRVREAYHDGHGESLADSVEFFDPTRYLYYSSVAENLIFGTPARDDLAPEALTTNPFFVSFLHDAGLKMLLVQTGAELATKTVDILKDVPSPDATFFEQTPITADEFDTYRDLTGRLARLRLHKLPPEDERLLLTLALRFTPGIHSIVGLSPILEGLLLSGRAMFAERIETDLPGAVTFFRREHYLYSMTVMDNILFGRIKTTSPKILDQIQKTIVSLLIEEDMLERILEIGLDFQVGSMGDRLSGGQRQKVALARAFLKEPPMLILDEATSALDNASQTRIQNLLETKWKGNSTVISVVHRLDTIKNFDKVAVMKAGRIVETGSYAALMEKKGMLYELVHGASGRG, from the coding sequence ATGAAGCTTCGTCCCGAAATCCCGGAAGTCCTCTACAAACGCTCGCTTACCTCCTGGGTCTGGACCAGCAATCTCAAGCTCCAGTCCGTGCTGCTCGCCATCATCATGGTCACCGTGGCCGTGCGTGTGCTGCCCCTCGAAATGCAAAAGAAGATCATCAACCAGGCTATCGGCCTCAAGCGCCTGGATTTGCTGCTCATGTACTGCGGCTATTACCTCGCCTGCGTGGTGGCCGCCTCGGGGCTCAAGTACGCCATCAACGCCCTGCAAACCTATATCGGCCAGCAGTCCCTGCTCGATCTGCGCAAAAAGCTCTACGCCCACATCCTGACCCTGCCCATGTCCTTTTTCCGCAAGGCCTCGCCGGGCATGGTCGTTTCCTCGCTCATCTCCGAAGTGGCCAACACCGGCGAGTTCGTGGGCCAGGCCATCGCCGTGCCCGTGACCAACCTGCTGACCCTGCTCGCCTTCGCCGGCTACCTCTTCTACTTGAACCCGCTTATGGCCATCATCAGCATGGCCCTTTACCCCATCGCCATTCTGGTCATCCCGGCCCTGCAACGCCGGGCCAATGCCGCCAACAAACAGCGCGTGGACACCGGCCGCAAACTGTCCACCCTCATCAGCGAAACCATCTCCGGCATCCACGAAATCCACGCCAACGCCAGCTTCAAACTGGAAAGCGCCCGCTTCGGTGGCTGGGCCGAAAAGCTGTGCCGCATCCGCGTGACGTGGAACCTCTACAAGTTCTCCATCAAGGTCTCCAACAACTTCTTTCAGAATCTCGGGCCGTTCGTGCTCTTCCTCGTCGGCGGCTACCTGGCCATAAACGGCCGCTTCGACCTCGGCGCCCTGGTGGCCTTCCTCTCGGCCAACGAAAAGCTCTACGATCCCTGGAAAGAGCTCATGGACTTCTACCAGACCTGGCAGGACGCCTCGGTCAGCTACGGCCGGATCATGGAGTATTTCGAAGGCGACCCGGAATTTCTTCCCGAGCCCGAGGAGCCCCGCGAACCGCTTCCCCTGGACGGGGCCATCATGGCCAAGGACCTGGTCTTCGAGGTCCCGGGCGGCATCCAGCTCCTAAAGGGCGTGTCCCTGGACGTGAAGCCCGGCGAACAGGTGGCCCTGGTCGGCTTCTCCGGCTCGGGCAAGTCCACCCTGGCCCTGTGCCTGTGCCAGATCCTCAAATACACCGCCGGCACGGCCCAGCTCTCGGGCCTGGACATCGACGCCATGCCCAAGTCCGACATCGCCGACAACATGGGCATCGTCTCCCAGCACCCGTTCATTTTCGAAGGCTCCATCAAGGACAACCTGCTCTATTCCATAAACGCCCGGCGCGAGGCCCACGGCGTCACGGGCGAGGCCGGGCTGCCCAGCCTGGACGAGATCATCGCCGTGGTGCAGCAGGTGGGACTTTTCGCCGATATCCTGCGCTTCGCCCTCAATTCGGTCTTCAAGGAAGGCAAGAAGGAGCACCTGGTCAAAAAGGTGGTCCGGGTGCGCGAGGCCTACCACGACGGACACGGCGAATCCCTGGCCGATTCGGTGGAATTTTTCGATCCCACCCGCTACCTGTACTACAGCTCCGTGGCCGAAAACCTGATCTTCGGCACCCCGGCCCGCGACGATCTGGCCCCGGAGGCGCTGACCACCAACCCGTTCTTCGTGAGTTTCCTGCACGACGCTGGCCTCAAGATGCTGCTCGTGCAAACCGGCGCGGAACTGGCCACCAAGACGGTGGACATCTTGAAAGACGTGCCCTCCCCGGACGCCACCTTCTTCGAGCAGACCCCGATCACGGCCGACGAATTCGACACGTATCGCGACCTGACCGGCCGCTTGGCCCGCCTGCGGCTGCACAAGCTGCCGCCCGAGGACGAACGCCTGCTTCTGACCCTGGCCCTGCGCTTCACCCCGGGCATCCACTCCATCGTCGGCCTGTCCCCGATCCTGGAAGGCCTGCTCCTTTCCGGCCGGGCCATGTTCGCCGAGCGCATCGAAACCGACCTGCCCGGCGCGGTGACGTTTTTCAGGCGCGAACACTACCTCTATTCCATGACGGTCATGGACAATATCCTTTTCGGCCGCATCAAGACCACCAGTCCCAAAATTCTGGACCAGATCCAGAAGACCATCGTCAGCCTGCTCATCGAAGAGGACATGCTGGAACGCATCCTGGAAATCGGGCTGGATTTCCAGGTCGGTTCCATGGGCGACCGGCTCTCGGGCGGGCAGCGCCAGAAGGTGGCCCTGGCCCGGGCGTTTCTCAAGGAACCGCCCATGCTCATCCTGGACGAAGCCACCTCCGCCCTGGACAACGCCTCACAGACCCGTATCCAGAACCTGCTCGAAACCAAATGGAAAGGGAATTCCACGGTCATCTCCGTGGTGCACCGGCTGGATACCATCAAGAATTTCGACAAAGTGGCCGTCATGAAGGCCGGACGCATCGTCGAAACCGGCTCGTATGCGGCGCTTATGGAAAAAAAGGGGATGCTGTATGAACTCGTCCACGGAGCATCTGGAAGGGGTTAA
- a CDS encoding LysM peptidoglycan-binding domain-containing protein: MKSFAVAAMAVCGLLGVLAVSGCGKYDNLERNAQYVSDDLARANAQAAYEGVVKAHERWVAAGGGKAADDHAYGAYKDAYDQYAILYNELLDRKGDSFTGHLHMVSDELPPPPPGMPAKAPGPRTPSPKPVSSAPVSHELGDASAAAPAAGIPMTPAVPAAKPKPAAASDNPFVPVSGQKQTSARTTAKAQASDANSYVIASGDTLRKIAKHFGITEKNLMDANGITDPDKIAAGKSLTIPKH; the protein is encoded by the coding sequence ATGAAATCATTTGCCGTGGCCGCCATGGCGGTTTGCGGCCTGCTTGGCGTTCTTGCCGTTTCCGGCTGCGGCAAATATGATAACCTGGAGCGCAACGCGCAGTATGTTTCCGACGACCTTGCCCGCGCGAACGCCCAGGCCGCCTACGAGGGCGTGGTGAAAGCCCATGAGCGCTGGGTGGCCGCCGGCGGCGGCAAGGCCGCGGACGACCACGCCTACGGCGCATACAAAGACGCCTACGATCAGTATGCCATCTTGTATAACGAATTGTTGGACCGCAAGGGAGACAGCTTCACCGGGCATTTGCACATGGTGTCCGACGAGTTGCCGCCGCCGCCGCCAGGCATGCCGGCGAAAGCGCCGGGGCCCCGGACGCCTTCGCCAAAGCCGGTTTCCAGCGCGCCCGTGAGCCATGAACTGGGCGATGCGTCCGCTGCCGCTCCGGCGGCGGGCATCCCCATGACCCCGGCGGTTCCGGCGGCGAAGCCCAAACCGGCAGCCGCGTCCGACAATCCCTTCGTGCCGGTTTCCGGCCAGAAGCAGACTTCCGCCAGGACGACGGCCAAGGCGCAAGCGTCGGACGCCAACAGCTACGTCATCGCTTCGGGCGACACCTTGCGCAAGATTGCCAAGCATTTCGGCATCACCGAAAAAAATCTCATGGATGCCAACGGCATTACCGATCCCGACAAGATCGCCGCCGGCAAGTCCCTCACTATTCCAAAGCATTAG
- a CDS encoding cyclic nucleotide-binding domain-containing protein: protein MNSSTEHLEGVKGCGFNDCLDILRELPVFNGVPLDVVKVLAYLSGREEFSAGDALCEQGEALDRCFFLLCGEVETTRQTEDCEVSFSKRGQGFFFGGLGLLGSVKALYTVRAATDTQCLVLSREKFLKTAERFPDILPKILGNVVEHVFRWEEAFLKAHAAECAQNGEMGLSLF, encoded by the coding sequence ATGAACTCGTCCACGGAGCATCTGGAAGGGGTTAAGGGCTGCGGCTTCAACGACTGCCTGGACATCCTGCGGGAACTGCCCGTTTTCAACGGCGTCCCCCTCGATGTCGTCAAGGTGCTGGCCTACCTTTCCGGCCGGGAGGAATTCAGCGCGGGCGACGCCCTGTGCGAACAGGGCGAAGCGCTGGACCGCTGCTTCTTCCTCCTGTGCGGCGAGGTGGAAACGACCCGGCAAACCGAGGATTGCGAGGTCTCCTTTTCCAAACGCGGCCAGGGCTTCTTCTTCGGCGGCCTGGGCCTTCTGGGCTCGGTCAAGGCGCTCTATACCGTGCGGGCCGCGACCGACACCCAATGCCTGGTGCTGTCCCGGGAAAAATTCCTCAAAACCGCCGAACGCTTCCCGGATATCCTGCCCAAAATCCTCGGCAACGTGGTGGAACACGTGTTCCGCTGGGAAGAAGCCTTCCTGAAAGCCCACGCCGCGGAATGCGCCCAAAACGGCGAGATGGGACTGAGTCTGTTTTAG
- a CDS encoding TRIC cation channel family protein, translated as MQHGFELPLALDLFAVFLMAATGAIEAIRRRFDLVGLLGLSLATGLGGALIRDGIFLQSGAPAVISNQAYLFAVAAAALACLIFGRRAVLSERLVAVVDAAALGAYAVVGMDKSLAFGLAFAPAVLVGTINACGGGLLRDVLTRKEPLVFRPGQFYALAALIGCLTYPFLLRSLGLPPLFAALCTITVTFSLRMLAITCDWRTAPVRSTGLIPRRRRQARNPA; from the coding sequence ATGCAGCATGGCTTTGAACTGCCTCTCGCCCTGGATCTTTTCGCCGTTTTCCTCATGGCCGCAACCGGGGCCATCGAGGCCATCCGTCGTCGCTTCGACCTGGTCGGCCTGCTCGGCCTGTCCCTGGCCACGGGCCTTGGCGGGGCGCTCATCCGCGACGGCATTTTTCTGCAATCCGGCGCTCCGGCCGTCATCAGCAACCAAGCCTATCTCTTCGCCGTGGCCGCCGCAGCCTTGGCCTGTCTCATTTTCGGCCGTCGGGCCGTGCTGTCGGAGCGGCTGGTGGCCGTGGTCGACGCCGCGGCGCTCGGGGCCTACGCCGTGGTCGGCATGGACAAGTCCCTGGCCTTCGGCCTGGCCTTTGCTCCGGCCGTGCTGGTCGGCACCATCAACGCCTGCGGCGGGGGACTGTTGCGCGACGTCCTGACCCGCAAGGAGCCGCTGGTCTTCAGGCCCGGCCAGTTCTACGCCCTGGCCGCCCTGATCGGCTGCCTGACCTATCCGTTTCTGCTGCGCAGCCTGGGCCTGCCGCCGCTTTTCGCCGCGCTTTGCACCATCACCGTCACCTTCAGCCTGCGCATGCTGGCCATCACCTGCGACTGGCGCACCGCCCCGGTGCGTTCGACCGGACTTATCCCCCGCCGCCGGCGTCAAGCCCGCAACCCGGCTTGA
- a CDS encoding chemotaxis protein, producing MAQADILLEAGTNELEIIEFFIDEGSARGLSSFGINVAKVLEVIESPGLSPLPGAPHPCFMGTIALRETALPVLDLAVWLDIPRVPRKNEIILVTRFNERTTGFLASGVTHIHRVHWRDVEPPHPALAKLAANCITGLTRLENRFIQLLDLEKIILELDDSLGDDADMPAPSEKRLRALVVEDSGMMRHMIKDRLEAANFEVVSAGDGQQALGLLRGQHGKRFDIVISDIEMPRMDGYTLTRNIKEDPVLRTTPVVLFSSLITEELRHKGASVGADGQIAKPQFGELAGLALSLITARSGRSPN from the coding sequence ATGGCCCAAGCCGACATCCTGCTCGAAGCCGGAACCAATGAGCTCGAGATCATCGAGTTTTTCATCGACGAAGGGTCCGCGCGCGGGCTGTCGTCGTTCGGCATCAACGTGGCCAAGGTGCTGGAGGTCATCGAAAGTCCGGGACTTTCCCCCCTGCCCGGCGCACCCCATCCCTGCTTCATGGGCACCATCGCCCTGCGGGAGACGGCCTTGCCCGTGCTCGATCTGGCCGTCTGGCTGGACATCCCGCGCGTGCCCCGCAAGAACGAGATCATCCTGGTCACGCGCTTCAACGAGCGCACCACCGGGTTTCTGGCCTCGGGCGTCACCCACATCCACCGGGTCCACTGGCGTGACGTGGAGCCGCCCCACCCCGCCCTGGCCAAGCTTGCCGCCAACTGCATCACCGGACTCACCCGCCTGGAAAACCGCTTCATCCAGCTGCTCGACCTGGAAAAAATCATCCTCGAACTCGACGACAGCCTCGGCGACGACGCGGACATGCCCGCCCCATCCGAAAAACGACTGCGGGCCCTGGTGGTGGAAGACTCGGGCATGATGCGCCACATGATAAAGGACCGGCTGGAAGCGGCCAATTTCGAGGTGGTGTCGGCCGGCGACGGCCAGCAGGCCCTTGGCCTCTTGCGCGGACAGCACGGCAAACGCTTCGACATCGTCATTTCCGACATCGAAATGCCGCGCATGGACGGGTATACACTCACCCGAAACATCAAGGAAGACCCGGTACTTCGCACGACGCCGGTGGTGCTTTTCTCTTCGCTTATCACCGAGGAACTGCGCCACAAGGGCGCTTCCGTCGGCGCCGACGGCCAGATCGCCAAGCCGCAGTTCGGCGAACTGGCCGGATTGGCTTTGTCTCTGATCACGGCCCGGTCCGGACGCTCCCCAAACTGA
- a CDS encoding HAD family phosphatase: MTQPITTLFCDVGGVMLTNGWDRAARKLACRTFDLDCDEVDERHHLTFDAFEEGKLTLDEYLDRTVFYAPRTFTRAAFKDFMFSRSEPLPEMLDALRELKATHGIKIVTVNNEGRELNEHRIRTFGLGCFIDAFVSSCFVHFRKPDADIFRIALDIAQTAPEEAVYIDDRALFVEVAGTLGIRGVVHKSAAGTLAALKEMGPFAAYCPAGPDLG; encoded by the coding sequence GTGACGCAACCCATCACCACGCTTTTTTGCGATGTCGGCGGCGTGATGCTCACCAACGGCTGGGACCGGGCGGCCAGAAAGCTCGCCTGCCGCACCTTCGACCTGGATTGCGACGAGGTCGACGAGCGCCACCACCTGACCTTCGACGCCTTCGAGGAAGGCAAGCTCACCCTGGACGAATACCTCGACCGCACCGTCTTTTACGCGCCCCGGACGTTTACCCGGGCGGCCTTCAAGGACTTCATGTTCAGCCGTTCCGAGCCTCTGCCCGAAATGCTGGACGCGTTGCGGGAACTCAAGGCCACGCACGGGATCAAGATCGTCACGGTCAACAACGAAGGCCGGGAATTGAACGAACACCGCATCCGGACCTTCGGCCTCGGCTGCTTCATCGACGCCTTCGTGTCCTCCTGCTTCGTGCATTTCCGCAAGCCCGACGCGGACATCTTCCGCATCGCCCTGGACATCGCCCAGACCGCGCCCGAGGAGGCGGTCTACATCGACGACCGGGCGCTTTTCGTGGAAGTGGCCGGGACGCTCGGCATCCGGGGCGTGGTGCACAAAAGCGCCGCCGGGACACTGGCCGCCCTCAAGGAAATGGGACCGTTCGCCGCCTACTGCCCGGCCGGCCCGGATCTCGGGTGA
- a CDS encoding glycosyltransferase encodes MPQRLTVFPYPPPGVLRQALPLWAFGLEGPWLARHLTAGLVAAAKGTPRLAGLADALAAWNFERAPLDAAFAASAPSAARRAGAGARRRTLCAALAKAIRPPQGTREARDWPRLRDGTDTEAGAAFLARGMDDAVHGLFWRGKAFDFALARSLPELASRVVDALAADPALAPVGARLAVETAFAWDAPQAGLAALAACDRELFPRFYALALAHGLAEAGRAGDAATVLADLWRAENWHPGLTLRLHTLLFPPAPADLDAMPGRAFVFLYTWNRAELLGQTLASLAASHLGPAHVVVLDNGGTDDTGAVCRAAAAKFAPDRFAAIRLPVNIGAPAARNWLAATAGLEPEDLVAYLDDDVSLPAGWLESLAGALRDDPRADVAGARVVAAAPGAAAGVQAADVRLLPPDAANTVRPLVNYGPGPDFGLNAARRPCPSVSGCCHLLRAAALGGGAPFDIRFSPSQFDDLARDLGGFLAGRRAVYAGDLAVAHHQHAGPGQARTRAAVGQLCGARTKLDGLFAASDMAVAAARDADTAWAELEAKWREVRQALGDTAGRLISRAGSGAD; translated from the coding sequence ATGCCCCAGCGCCTCACCGTTTTTCCGTATCCGCCGCCCGGCGTCCTGCGTCAGGCGCTGCCGCTGTGGGCCTTCGGGCTGGAGGGCCCGTGGCTGGCCCGCCACCTGACCGCCGGCCTGGTCGCCGCCGCCAAGGGCACCCCAAGGCTGGCCGGCCTGGCCGACGCCCTGGCCGCCTGGAATTTCGAGCGCGCTCCCCTGGATGCCGCCTTTGCGGCCAGCGCGCCCTCCGCCGCCCGTCGCGCCGGCGCGGGGGCGCGGCGTCGGACCTTGTGCGCCGCCCTGGCCAAGGCGATACGTCCCCCCCAGGGGACCCGGGAAGCCCGGGACTGGCCACGGCTTCGCGACGGGACGGACACCGAGGCGGGAGCCGCCTTTCTGGCACGGGGCATGGACGACGCGGTCCATGGCCTTTTCTGGCGCGGCAAGGCCTTCGATTTCGCCCTGGCCCGGAGCCTGCCCGAGCTGGCCAGCCGCGTGGTCGACGCCCTGGCCGCCGATCCGGCCCTGGCCCCGGTGGGCGCACGGCTGGCCGTGGAGACCGCCTTTGCCTGGGACGCCCCGCAGGCGGGACTGGCCGCCCTGGCCGCCTGCGACCGGGAGCTCTTCCCCCGCTTTTACGCCCTGGCCCTGGCCCACGGTCTGGCCGAAGCAGGCCGGGCCGGGGACGCGGCCACCGTGCTGGCCGACCTGTGGCGGGCCGAAAACTGGCATCCCGGCCTGACGTTGCGGCTGCACACCCTGCTTTTCCCCCCGGCCCCGGCCGATCTCGATGCCATGCCCGGCCGGGCGTTCGTCTTTCTCTACACCTGGAACCGGGCCGAGCTGCTCGGACAAACGCTTGCCAGCCTTGCCGCAAGCCACCTTGGCCCGGCCCACGTGGTGGTGCTGGACAATGGCGGCACGGACGACACCGGGGCCGTCTGCCGGGCGGCGGCGGCGAAATTCGCCCCGGACCGCTTCGCCGCCATCCGCCTGCCGGTCAACATCGGCGCGCCGGCGGCCCGCAACTGGCTGGCTGCCACGGCCGGCCTGGAGCCGGAGGATCTCGTCGCCTACCTGGACGACGACGTGAGCCTGCCCGCCGGCTGGCTGGAAAGTCTGGCCGGGGCGCTTCGCGACGATCCGCGGGCCGACGTGGCCGGCGCGCGTGTGGTCGCCGCCGCGCCGGGCGCGGCGGCGGGCGTCCAGGCGGCCGACGTGCGGCTTTTGCCGCCGGATGCCGCCAACACGGTGCGCCCCCTGGTCAATTACGGCCCGGGTCCGGACTTCGGGCTTAACGCCGCGCGTCGTCCCTGCCCGTCCGTGTCCGGTTGCTGCCATCTGCTGCGGGCGGCGGCCCTTGGCGGCGGCGCGCCCTTCGACATCCGCTTTTCCCCCAGCCAGTTCGATGATCTGGCCCGCGACCTGGGCGGGTTTCTGGCCGGCCGCCGGGCCGTGTACGCCGGCGACCTGGCCGTGGCCCATCACCAGCACGCCGGGCCGGGACAGGCCCGCACCCGGGCCGCCGTGGGCCAGCTGTGCGGCGCGCGGACCAAGCTCGACGGCCTGTTCGCCGCTTCGGATATGGCGGTCGCCGCCGCGCGCGACGCGGATACGGCCTGGGCGGAACTCGAGGCGAAATGGCGCGAGGTGCGGCAGGCGCTGGGGGACACTGCCGGTCGCCTGATCAGTCGAGCAGGTAGCGGCGCGGATTGA
- a CDS encoding sodium:calcium antiporter, which translates to MKALIPLYLALIACLPGLAASLAGVHLSPQTAAIVAGAAILGASFLLLWACDVAQHDIPQALALAVVALIAVLPEYAVDMYFTWMAGQHPDSDYAHFAIANMTGANRLLIGVAWTAVAGIVWWRTRQPVVLEAERRLEVVFLGLATAYAITIPLSGSLTWVDGLVLVGLYVVYIALAGRREAEEPDLEGVAARIARLPAVRRRWATALLFLFAAGVIVANAERFSEGLVATGRILGISEFLLVQWLAPIASEAPEFIVAIIFALRGRAGLALGSLVSSKLNQWTLLVGMIPGVYGVSAGSFATPIPLDGLQLHEIMLTAAQSLLAVGLLAGLRLDVRGALLLFGLFIGQFLAPAVPNAVWALLPGHLTGGQVHYLFTFLYFGVFVVLLPHIGPQLLVLLRPGRRGTS; encoded by the coding sequence ATGAAAGCGCTGATCCCCTTGTACCTCGCCCTGATCGCCTGCCTGCCCGGGCTGGCCGCCTCGCTTGCCGGGGTGCACCTGTCGCCCCAGACAGCGGCCATCGTGGCCGGCGCGGCCATCCTCGGCGCGTCCTTCCTGCTTCTGTGGGCCTGCGACGTGGCCCAGCACGACATCCCCCAGGCCCTGGCCCTGGCCGTGGTGGCGCTGATCGCCGTTTTGCCGGAATACGCCGTGGACATGTATTTCACCTGGATGGCCGGGCAGCATCCGGACTCCGATTACGCCCACTTCGCCATCGCCAACATGACCGGCGCCAACCGGCTGCTGATCGGCGTGGCCTGGACGGCCGTGGCCGGCATCGTCTGGTGGCGCACGCGACAGCCCGTGGTGCTGGAGGCCGAACGCCGCCTGGAGGTGGTTTTTCTGGGGCTGGCCACGGCCTACGCCATCACCATTCCCCTGTCCGGCAGCCTGACCTGGGTCGACGGCCTGGTCCTGGTCGGGCTCTATGTCGTCTACATCGCCCTGGCCGGCCGCCGCGAGGCCGAGGAGCCGGACCTCGAGGGCGTGGCCGCCCGTATCGCGCGGCTTCCGGCCGTCAGGCGGCGGTGGGCCACGGCGCTGCTTTTTCTCTTCGCCGCCGGGGTCATCGTGGCCAATGCCGAACGTTTCAGCGAGGGGCTGGTGGCCACGGGGCGCATCCTCGGCATCAGCGAATTTCTGCTGGTGCAGTGGCTGGCCCCCATCGCCTCGGAAGCGCCGGAATTCATCGTGGCCATCATATTCGCCCTGCGCGGCCGGGCCGGACTGGCGCTCGGCAGCCTCGTCTCCTCCAAGCTCAACCAGTGGACCCTGCTTGTGGGCATGATCCCGGGCGTCTACGGCGTGTCGGCGGGGTCGTTCGCCACGCCCATCCCTCTCGACGGCTTGCAATTGCACGAAATCATGCTCACCGCCGCCCAGTCGCTCCTGGCTGTCGGCCTGCTGGCCGGGCTGCGCCTGGATGTGCGGGGCGCGCTTTTGCTCTTCGGCCTTTTCATCGGCCAGTTCCTGGCCCCGGCCGTGCCGAACGCGGTCTGGGCGTTGCTGCCCGGCCATCTGACCGGCGGCCAGGTGCATTATCTCTTCACGTTTTTATATTTTGGCGTGTTTGTCGTGCTTTTGCCGCACATTGGACCGCAACTGTTGGTCCTGCTCCGGCCGGGGCGTCGCGGGACCTCTTGA
- a CDS encoding NifB/NifX family molybdenum-iron cluster-binding protein, with protein sequence MRKIAIPSRDGQVDEHFGHCGYFTVLTVGDDNRIVSEETFEPPAQCGCRSNLVETLVTMGVGALIAGNMGQGAADKLRQAGLTVVRGASGPVREAAEAFLAGTLKDKDELCQAHGHDCLHPIA encoded by the coding sequence ATGCGGAAAATCGCCATCCCTTCCCGTGACGGGCAGGTGGACGAGCATTTCGGCCATTGCGGCTATTTCACGGTGCTGACCGTGGGCGACGACAACAGGATCGTTTCGGAAGAAACCTTCGAGCCGCCGGCACAGTGCGGCTGCCGGTCCAATCTGGTGGAAACGCTGGTTACCATGGGCGTCGGCGCGCTTATCGCCGGCAACATGGGCCAGGGCGCGGCGGACAAGCTGCGTCAGGCCGGCCTGACCGTGGTGCGCGGCGCGTCCGGGCCGGTGCGCGAGGCAGCCGAAGCTTTCCTGGCCGGCACGCTCAAGGACAAGGACGAACTCTGCCAGGCCCACGGCCACGACTGCCTGCACCCGATTGCGTAA
- a CDS encoding M23 family metallopeptidase, which translates to MLERELDIFVHDHNGVRRLFTYRRWMFLASLAAVAVLAAGVLVLWRYQSDYADLAGRRRAALGRLAGQKAQALRLRERVRRLGEEAARIRSFDAKLGVMVDAPEGLGMGAPDTPARLPGTALGDDLGRRLFDFLAALGNRMAVEEALQQDLARLLDERKLEFLAKPSLWPTRGFITSGFGSRRSPFGRGGDFHNGVDIKVPMGSPVYAAGAGRVTDADYMHGYGLRIVISHDFGLETVYAHMQKAEVKPGQLVKRGQRIGLSGNSGRTTGAHLHYEVRVDGTPVNPRRYLLD; encoded by the coding sequence ATGCTCGAACGCGAACTCGATATTTTCGTCCACGACCACAACGGCGTGCGGCGGCTTTTCACCTACCGGCGCTGGATGTTCCTCGCGTCCCTGGCCGCCGTGGCGGTCTTGGCGGCGGGGGTGCTCGTGTTGTGGCGGTACCAGTCGGACTATGCCGATCTGGCGGGCAGGCGCCGGGCGGCCCTGGGCCGGCTGGCCGGCCAGAAGGCCCAGGCGTTGCGGTTGCGGGAGCGGGTGCGCCGGCTGGGCGAGGAAGCGGCGCGGATACGCTCGTTTGACGCCAAGCTCGGCGTCATGGTCGACGCTCCGGAAGGGCTCGGCATGGGCGCGCCGGATACGCCGGCGCGGTTGCCGGGCACGGCCCTCGGCGACGACCTGGGGCGGCGGCTGTTCGATTTCCTGGCGGCGCTCGGCAACCGCATGGCCGTGGAGGAGGCGTTGCAGCAGGATCTGGCCCGCCTGCTCGATGAACGCAAACTGGAATTTCTGGCCAAGCCGTCGTTGTGGCCGACCAGGGGCTTTATCACCTCGGGGTTCGGCTCCCGGCGTTCGCCCTTTGGCCGGGGCGGGGATTTTCACAACGGGGTGGACATCAAGGTGCCCATGGGCAGCCCCGTCTACGCCGCCGGGGCCGGCCGGGTCACCGACGCCGATTACATGCACGGCTATGGCCTGCGCATCGTCATCAGCCACGACTTCGGCCTGGAAACGGTCTACGCCCACATGCAGAAGGCCGAGGTCAAACCCGGCCAGCTGGTCAAACGTGGCCAGCGCATCGGGCTCTCCGGCAACTCCGGCCGCACCACCGGGGCGCATCTGCACTACGAGGTGCGCGTCGACGGCACGCCGGTCAATCCGCGCCGCTACCTGCTCGACTGA